In the Cerasicoccus sp. TK19100 genome, GCCGCGTCCAGCTTCGCCAGTTCGCCACCCGGGGCCTCGATGACTTGATTCGTCGTTGCCTCCAGCGGATACGGCCCGTAGCGGCGCGGCGAGGTTGGCCCAAAAAGCCCAAGCACGGGCTTGCCCATCGCGGCGGCCAGGTGCATCGGTCCGCTGTCGTTGCAAACGCTCACCTTGGCACCCGCAATGAGCTGCGGCAGGGCGTCCAACGCAGTCTTGGCGGTCAGGTTGAGGAAACGCTGCTGCGGCCATTGTTCGCGGCCCACCGTCTCAACATCGCCAGCCCAGACGACGGCGGCATCGGTGTGCTCAAGTATCTGCTCCGTCAAATCGGCAAAGCCCGGCCACTCCTTTTCTGCACGGCGACTGCCGGGAAATAGCAAGTAGTAGCGCTCGGGCAAGCTCGGCAACGGCTTCTCCGGCTCCGCGAATTCCAACTGGCCAAGTAGCTCATTTTTCAGGCCCATGGCGGGCATGAATTCGCGCAAAATATCGACCGCATGCGGTTCCGCACCGGCTGGCGTTTTCGCCCATTTACCACAGGCCCAGCGGCTGCCTTCACGGGCGTCAGCACGCCCCACCCGGCGATTGCGGGGCGTCTTGGAGAACAGCGCCATGATGCCGCTGCGCGCCAGCCCCTGCATGTCGAGCACCCAGTCGTAAGGTTCGTCGCGGATATCCGCCACCAGTTGCCCAAACGCGCCCAAACCAGCCCCTCGGTGAAACGGCAGCACGGTATCCACCGTTTTGCAGGCGCGGACCATCGGCGCGAAAATGTCGCGCGCGACCCAGTCGATTCGTGCGCCGGGCAGTTGCAGGCGGATCGACTCGGCGACCAGCAAGCCGTGAATGATGTCGCCCAGTGAGGACGGTTTCAGCACCAGTATCCTCATCCGTTTAGCTCCGCCATTCGTAGGCACCATCGGCGCGCTTACCCACCTTGCGTTTCAACTCCAGCATAAGCAGTGTCGCGGAAACTGACGCCACCGGCAGCCCGGTTTTCCCGGCTAGCGCATCACGGGTCAACGCATCGCCGTCGAGTAGCTGCTCCAAAATCGAGCGCTCGTCGTTGTTTAAATCTTTCAATGCATCAGCACGTTTTTCCGCCGTGGCCGAGGCGCTGGGCTTAGCCGCATCGGGCAGCTCCAGTTCCGTTTGGCGGGCACCGCCGTAGGCGAGCTCATCGATCAAATCATCGACCGAGGTCAGCAAAACAGCCCCGTCGCGTATCAATTGATGGCAGCCCGCGCTGCTGGGCTGGTCGATGCGCCCGGGCACGGCAAAGACCGGCCGGTTCTGCTCCATGGCGAAGCGCGCGGTGATCATGCTGCCGCCGCTTTTATCTGACTCAACCACGATGGTCGCGGCGGACATGCCTGCGATTAGCCGGTTCCGCATGGGGAACGTTGTCTTGCTCGCCCGCGTGCCAAACGGCAGTTCGCTGATCAAGACACCACGCTCGCCAATGCTTTTGTAGAGCTCGATGTTTTCCGGCGGGTAAACGATGTCCACCCCGCAGCCAAGAACGGCCGCGGTGTCGCCCTTGACATCCACTGAGGCCTGGTGTGCCTCGGTGTCGATGCCGCGCGCGAGCCCACTGACCACGCAAAAGCCGAGCTTGTTCAAGTCTTCCGCCAGGCGTTTGGCAACGCCGCGCCCGTAGAGCGTAGTGCGGCGGCTGCCAACGATAGCCACCGATTTTACTGACGGGCGCAGCGGCCCGATCATGTAAAGGCCTAGCGGCGGATCGTAGATTTTCTTGAGCGGCTTCGGGTAGTCCGGGTCCGTGATCGCCACGAAGGCCGCGCCCGCGCGCGCCAACCGTTTTTCCTCACGGGCGAGGTCGAAATGTTTCTCCCAATTGCGGATGATCTCCGCCGTCTCGTCGCCAATACGCTCCACCCGAAGCAGCGCGGATTTACTCGCGGACAGGATGGCAATCGGGTCGTCGCGAAACTCGTTGAGCAGGCGGCGCAGCGTCACCGGGCCCAGGCGTGGCAGCCCGTTGAGCGCCAGCATGGCCTGGGTTTTCGTTAACGAGGCGGACAGGCTCATCGGTGGCAAATCTAGTCGAGCTCAGTGAACACCACGCGGGTGTCATCCTTGGCGAAAATTAACTGCGCGCCATCCAGCGTCATGGTCGCGCCGTCCATCGCGGAGTTGAGCTCGTGCTCCATTTGCATGGCCTCCGGCGGGCCGGCGCGGCGAGTGCTGATCATCGGCCCCAGCTTGCCATCGGTCACGGTGCCGCGCCAAAGATTGACGGGGCCATCGCCGCTAATCTCGTTGCCCTTAACGGTCATCGAAACGCCGTCCACGGTGGGCTTTTCGCCGTTGATCGAGGTCAGCACGTAGTTGCCGCTGGGGTCCGGTTGATTCATCGAACTACAGCCACAGGTAAACAGCGCGAAGACGGCGCTGAGGAGAAAAGCAAGGCATTGAAGGTTGTTGCGCATCATGACTGTGTATCATTTCGAGATTTGCCGTCTATGCCAAACGTAAAACCGTGGATAAATACGGCAGCAAATCCGTGGTCGCCACCGAAACGGCACCACGCTCGCGGGCCAACAAATCCGCCGCCATACCGTGCCAAACGACGCCTGCGCTCGCCGCATGAAACGCCTCTTTGGGCATTTGCGCGAGCAGGCCGCCAATGAGGCCGCTTAAAATATCGCCACTACCCCCACGCGCCAACACCGGTCCACCAAATGGCGAGGCGTGGACGAAACGACCGTCGGTGACCCGTGTCATGGGCCCCTTGTAAACCGCAATCAAGTCGTGCTTGTGTGCATACCAGGTGAGCGCCTCGCGATCGTAATTCGCACTGTCGCTTTCGCTGAGACGCTTGAACTCGCCTGCGTGCGGCGTGATGATCGAGGCACCTTTATTAGGCCCACGTTCGGCGACAATATCGAGCACCGAGGGAAACAGCGCATCGGCATCCAGCACGATCGGCGTTTGTGCCTCCGCGACAATTTCCTCGATAAGTTTGCGGGTTTCCAGCTCGTGCCCCAGGCCGGAGCCAATGAGCAAGGCGTTGGCGCGGGGCAACTTTTCCCGTAGCAAATGCCAGCCCTCCAGCGCGAGTCCGCCGTCCGGCGTTTCCGGCCACGGCACCCACATGACCTCTGGCAGTTGCGCGGCCAATTGCGCCGCCACGCTTTCCGGAGCAAATGCTGTAACCAACCCTGCTCCACTACGCAGCGCCGCCATGGCGTTCATCAGCAAGGCCCCGGGCATCGAACGCGAACCGGCCACGATAAACAAATGCCCGTAGCTGCGCTTGTCGGAAACCGCGGGCCGCCAGTTGCGAAGCCTCGCCAGCACGTCCGGGGTCAGTACCTCTTCGCCGCTTTGCTGCGGGCCAGCGTAGAGTTCGTCAAAAAAGCCAATATCGAGATAGCGCAAGCGGCCGACTTTGTTCGCGTGCTGTGGCTCGATGGCCGGTGTTTTCAAAATGCCGGTTGCGTAGGTGAAGTCAGCCTGAAACGCATCGGGGTCGCCGAGGCCACTGGGCAGATCGACCGCCACACGAAACCGAATCGTCGGGTGCGCATTGACCGCCGAAAGCAGTTGCTTGGCGCTGTCTCGCAGTGGCGGTTTGAACTGCATGCCGAGCAGTCCATCGATGCAGATTTCGAAATCCAGATTGGCAATTTTGAGCTGGGTGACGACTTGCGCCTTACCGCCAGACTCCAGCGCATCCCAGGCGCGGCGCGTCAGCGTGCGACAGTCCTTCTTTTCCACCAGCGGTAAAATGTGAATTTCCGCTTCGGGCCGGAGGTGCTTAATTTCATCTGCCGCCAGGAGTGCGTCGCCCCCGTTGTGCCCCTTGCCGACCAACACGAGAATGCGCGGCTTGCGGTGCGCCCGCGAATGCATGTGCGCGACTTCGCAAAAATCGTCCAACGCGGCGCGCCCCAGCGAACGGCCGGCTTTGTTCATCGCGGTCCACTCCGCCTCGCGACCAGTCAGTAGGCGCTTCTCGAAGTCCACCGATTCCTGGCAGGTTAAAATGGGATGGGCGTAAATCATAAATGCTTGGTGCCGCCAACGATCACGGCGAAGGCCATGGCCTGCGTGCTGGTATGCGTCAACGAGAGTAAGACCTCGGCCCCGCCAACTTTGCGAAGCAAAGTAAGACCTAGTTCATCAAGCACGGCGATCGGCTGCCCTTGCGGGCCTTTCTCGACGCTCAGGGACAGCAGGCCAAAGTCTTTGCCTATGCCGCAGCCGAAGGCTTTCGATACCGCCTCCTTTGCGGCAAAGCGCGCTGAGAGCGAGGGATATGGATTGCGCATGGCCATGCAGTATTCCTGCTCGGCCGCGCTGAAGATTTTCTCCAGGCAACGCTCACCGTGGCGCTCATGCATGTCGCGCATGCGCTCGATATCGACTAAATCACAGCCGATGCCGATCACGGGGCCACGTATGCGCGAGGGGTCAACCATTAGCGATAGACCCCGTTCATCAGCGCCTTCATCTCGCGCACGGCTTCATCGACGCCCACAAACAGCGAACGGCTGACGATGCTATGGCCGATGTTCATCTCGTGCACCCACGGAATTTCGCGCGCGTGCTTGATGTTGGCGTAGTTAATGCCGTGGCCGGCGTTGACCTTTAAACCTGCCTCATGAGCGCGGACAGCACCATGCTTGAGCTTGTCCAGCTCTTGCTCCATGTCCGGGCCATAATAGGCGTTCGCGAATGCACCGGTGTGCAGCTCCACGTATTCCGCACCGAGCTCGGCGGAGGCGTCGATCTGGGCAAAATCCGGGTCAATGAAAAGACTGGTCGCAATGCCGTTTTCCTTCATCGCGGAGATTACGGATGCCACTCGGCTACGATGGGTAACGATGTCCAGCCCGCCTTCGGTGGTGACTTCTTCGCGGCTCTCCGGCACGAGCAAAACCGTGGCCGGCTTGACCTCCAGAGCGACTTTCACCATCTCATCCGTGGCGGCCATTTCCAGGTTCATCGGAACCTGAATCATCTCGATCATGCGGTAAACATCGCTGTCTTGAATGTGGCGGCGGTCTTCGCGCAAATGCAGGGTAATGGCGTCCGCGCCAGCGCGTTGTGCAGCCAGGGCGTAGTCGACGGGATCGGGCTCGACCATGCGGCCGCGGTCGAGTGGATTCTCGCGGTAGCGGGCTTGGCGCACCGTGGCGCTGTGGTCGATATTGACGCCCAGAAGGATGTGTTGGGAACTCATGTAAAATCGGGTTTAGGCGATGTTTTACGGCATCACCCAAGCTGAGCAAAGACTAAAACAACTCGGTCTGCGTCGCGTTGTTTTTTGGCAATTCCAACTTGCGCAGAAAAAGCGAACGATGATGCGGGGACGGCCCATGCTCACGCAGCGCAGCCAAGTGCCTCGGCGCGCCGTAGCCCTTGTGCTGATCAAAGCCGTAACGCGAATCCTCTTGATGCAGGTCAACGATCATACGATCCCGCGTAACTTTGGCAAAGATCGACGCCATGGCAATTGCCAGGCTTTTACCGTCGCCCCCGACCACTGCTTCGTGCCGCCAGCGAAAGGGCTTCAGCGGTTTGCCGTCGACCAAGACTTGCGGCAAGCGTTGCATACTCGCCGCGCCGTTGAGTAGTTCGCCATGCTCGTCGTCGAAAGTCTGTAGCTCCATTTGCAGAGCCTCCAACGCACGGCCCATCGCCAAGCGCGTTGCCCCCAGGATGTTCAATTCCTCGATCTCGGCGACGCTGCCAATGCCGGGAAACACGCGCACCCACCCCTGCTCCATCCAATCGGCGATGAGGGCAAACTGCTCGTCGCGCTGCGCGGCCTTGAGCTGCTTGGAGTCGTTGATCGCCTTGCTCTGTCGCTTGAAGGCAGCGTTCTCGTAAGTGTCCGTGGATATCAACGCAACGGCGGCGACCACCGGTCCGGCCAAGGCACCGCGCCCGGCCTCATCGACGCCAATGATCGCAGGGCGCTGGCTCGTACGCAACTGCTGACGGTCGAACCGCCACAAGGGGTGCCCTTTGCGAACCGTGTTTGCCATTGCCAATCGTTAACCGCCCAGGCGCCACATTTCTTCGGGCACGTCCTGAGCGTTGGTGCGTGGCGTGAGCTGCCGTGTTTCGGAGTAGTTGTCCTTGCGATGTAGCCAGATGTCGCGCAGCAGTGCGGGGAAATCCTCGCGCTGAATGGCCGCCCGGAGCGGAATGCCCTTGGTCGCGAACAGGCACGTGAAAAGCTCGCCCTCCGCCGATACCCGGGCACGCGTGCAATCGCCGCAAAACGGACGGCTGATCGACTCGATAAAACCGACTTCCAGGCCATTGTCTGCGTAGCGGTAGCGACGCGCCACTTCGCCGTAGGTCACCGGTTTTTCTGGCGTGAGTTCGCTGATCGTGCCAAGCCTTTCACGGATTTCCTGGCCGGTAATCACGTCGTCTCGGCTCCATCCGTTACTCGAACCGACGTCCATGTATTCGATGTAGCGCAGGACCATGCCGCGATCGCGGGCCGCTTGGGCCAGCGGTAAAATTTCCCCATCGTTGACCCCGCGCTTGATCACGGCATTGAGCTTTACGCCGAGCCCTACTTCGCGCGCCGTCTCCGCGGCATCGAGCACATCCTGCGGCGAGAAAGGTCGGCCAGCCATGCGCTCGGCAGCATCAGGGTTGATCGCATCGAGGCTGATGTTTACGCGGTCGAGGCCCGCGTCATGCAGCTCTTTGGCCATTCGCTTTAAGCGCAACGCATTGGTCGTTAAGGCCAGATCGACGTCGGGATTCTGCTCGCGCAAGCGCGCCACGAAATCCGCAATTCCCGGACGCAACAGCGGCTCGCCGCCCGTGAGGCGAATCTTCTCCACGCCCAGCCCGATGAAGGCATTGGCGACGCGCTCCAGCTCGTCAAACGAGAGCAATTCGTTCAGCGACTTGAAACGGAAGTTTTCGCCAAACAACGACTCCGGCAGGCAATACTGGCAGCGCAAGTTACAGCGGTCGATGACCGACAAGCGCAGGTCGCGCAACAGGCGTCCCCGGGCGTCAGCGGTGTTTTTCCGCGAGGCCTGGGCTTTCCCTGCAAACTGTTGGGCTGTGGCCAGCATTAGTGATGATGCGCTTTCTCCGGATGGCGGTGGTCGCAATGGCAGGCGGTGGGGTCCACCCATTCGTCCCTGCCGTCAGTGTAAAATTCATGCTTCCATACGGGCACCGTCGCCTTGATTTCATCGATGATAAACCGGCACGCCTCGAAAGCCTGATCGCGGTGGACCGAGCAAACACCGACCCACACCGCCATGTCGCCCGGGCTCAAATTGCCAATGCGATGTTCCGCGCGGGCATCAAGCAGGTCGTATTGCTTGCAGGCTGCGGCCAGCACCTCCGCGCCTTGCTTGGTGGCTAAATTCGCGTAGGCCTGATACTCCAAGCGAATCACACCGCGGCCCAAATGATGGTCGCGCACCCAACCTTCAAAACAGCAGAAACCACCGGCGTCCACGCGTAAAAGCGAGGCCCGCAGTTGCTGTTCATTGATTGGGTTTTCGGTTAGCGTAAACATCGAATTAACCTCCGGACATGGGCGGCATTATTGCGAGAACATCGCCATCGTCAAACGGTTCGTCCACCCCGCAAAATGAGTCGTTGCGCGCAAAACGGACCTTCTCCTGAGGGAGCGCCCAGCCGTAGCGGTGCTTCAGCTCTGCGAACAAACTGCCCACCGAAGCAGCGTCCGAAGTAAGGCGTTCCTCACTGCGTCCGGCCTGCGCGCCTAATTGGGCAAAGTATAGCAGAGTGATTTGTTTCACGTGGTTTGCAGATGTTGGTCGAGGGTTTGTAGGCGCTCAAATTCCTCGGGTGTATTGGCGTTTTCCAAGGCGTGCGGATTGGGTAATTGAATGAGCTTCGCCATCTCTCCGGCCTGGATTAAAATCTTGCGCGGGCAGCGTCGGTCATCGGCAAATGCCTGCTCGAAATGCGCCTTGGCGGCGGGCTCGTAAATCGCGCACATCGGCTCGGGCAAACTATCATTCGCGCTGTGAAAAGCAGTGGCAATGCGCGTGGGATCGCGCTGTTCCACCAGGCATTGCAGCGTCGCCAAATCGAGCAAAGGCAGGTCGCAGGCAACGACCAGTAATGCGCTGTCCGGATGCTTAGTCCAAGCGCTGAGCCAGCCTGCCAACGGCCCGGCGTCGGTTAGCGCGTCCGGGACACTCGTGAATTGACCGGCATCGAATTTGGGCAGCGATTGTTCGGCCCGATGCGAAACGAGTACGGGCATACCTGCCTGTTGCAGGAGCTTGGCCTGCCGCAGCCAGAGCGGTCGACCGCGCCAAGCGAGGCTGGCCTTATCGCGCCCCATGCGGCGACTTTGGCCCCCGGCCAGAACGAGGCCGAGCAATGTTGGCATCGCGTCAGGCATTGGCTTGGAAATCCTGTTTGCCGCCGGTTTTGGAAAGCAGTCGTGTTTGGCGAATTTCGATGCCGTGCCCAAGCGCCTTGGACATGTCGTAAATCGTGAGCGCGGCGGCTGAGGCCCCGGTCAGCGCCTCCATCTCCACGCCCGTGCGCGCCGTGGTCTTGACGCGGCATTGCACGATCAGCTGTGGCTCGGTGTCGCTGGGCTCGATGTTAATCTTGCAGCCGTCGATCGGCAGCGGATGGCAAAACGGAATCCACTGGCTGGTCTGCTTGACCCCCATGACGCCGGCTACGCGCGCTACGTCGAGCAGCGCGCCCTTCTTGGTGGTGTAGCCGTTTTCGCGCAGGTGCGCCCAGGCGTCCGGCGGGAACACGACAATGGCTTCCGCCAACGCTTCGCGCACGGTCACGGCTTTTTCGCTTACGTCGACCATCGTCGGACGGGCGGACTCATCAATGTGGGTTAGGCTTTTGCTCATTTGGACCAAGAATAGAATGGCGCGACGTGGCCCGCTGTCCACCGCGAAGACGCCGCATCGAGTTCAACAAAACCATCCGCCGCGCAGAGTCTAGCGTAGTCGCCGGAATTATTGACGGGCGTGGGCTGAGCCGTTCCATCGGCAAGAATTTTGACGGGCAGAAACCACGTCAACGGCGGGTTGAAATGCACGTCCTCGCTCAGCGCGGCTTCGGCAACTGGCAACACCTGCCCCTCGCGTCGCTTGAGAAATGGGATGACATAGCGATGCAGCCCAACGAGCGCCGAGACCGGGTTACCCGGCAGCGCGAAAATCGTTTTGCCGTCGGCCGTGCGCCACATGCCCATGGGCTTGCCGGGGCGCTGCTTGACGCCATGAAAAATGCACTCGCCCTCTTCATCGAGCGCTTCGGGTATCCAGTCGCGCTG is a window encoding:
- a CDS encoding glycosyltransferase family 9 protein, translating into MLKPSSLGDIIHGLLVAESIRLQLPGARIDWVARDIFAPMVRACKTVDTVLPFHRGAGLGAFGQLVADIRDEPYDWVLDMQGLARSGIMALFSKTPRNRRVGRADAREGSRWACGKWAKTPAGAEPHAVDILREFMPAMGLKNELLGQLEFAEPEKPLPSLPERYYLLFPGSRRAEKEWPGFADLTEQILEHTDAAVVWAGDVETVGREQWPQQRFLNLTAKTALDALPQLIAGAKVSVCNDSGPMHLAAAMGKPVLGLFGPTSPRRYGPYPLEATTNQVIEAPGGELAKLDAAAVFAQLAR
- the dprA gene encoding DNA-processing protein DprA; amino-acid sequence: MSLSASLTKTQAMLALNGLPRLGPVTLRRLLNEFRDDPIAILSASKSALLRVERIGDETAEIIRNWEKHFDLAREEKRLARAGAAFVAITDPDYPKPLKKIYDPPLGLYMIGPLRPSVKSVAIVGSRRTTLYGRGVAKRLAEDLNKLGFCVVSGLARGIDTEAHQASVDVKGDTAAVLGCGVDIVYPPENIELYKSIGERGVLISELPFGTRASKTTFPMRNRLIAGMSAATIVVESDKSGGSMITARFAMEQNRPVFAVPGRIDQPSSAGCHQLIRDGAVLLTSVDDLIDELAYGGARQTELELPDAAKPSASATAEKRADALKDLNNDERSILEQLLDGDALTRDALAGKTGLPVASVSATLLMLELKRKVGKRADGAYEWRS
- a CDS encoding META domain-containing protein, with the protein product MMRNNLQCLAFLLSAVFALFTCGCSSMNQPDPSGNYVLTSINGEKPTVDGVSMTVKGNEISGDGPVNLWRGTVTDGKLGPMISTRRAGPPEAMQMEHELNSAMDGATMTLDGAQLIFAKDDTRVVFTELD
- a CDS encoding NAD(P)H-hydrate dehydratase, whose protein sequence is MIYAHPILTCQESVDFEKRLLTGREAEWTAMNKAGRSLGRAALDDFCEVAHMHSRAHRKPRILVLVGKGHNGGDALLAADEIKHLRPEAEIHILPLVEKKDCRTLTRRAWDALESGGKAQVVTQLKIANLDFEICIDGLLGMQFKPPLRDSAKQLLSAVNAHPTIRFRVAVDLPSGLGDPDAFQADFTYATGILKTPAIEPQHANKVGRLRYLDIGFFDELYAGPQQSGEEVLTPDVLARLRNWRPAVSDKRSYGHLFIVAGSRSMPGALLMNAMAALRSGAGLVTAFAPESVAAQLAAQLPEVMWVPWPETPDGGLALEGWHLLREKLPRANALLIGSGLGHELETRKLIEEIVAEAQTPIVLDADALFPSVLDIVAERGPNKGASIITPHAGEFKRLSESDSANYDREALTWYAHKHDLIAVYKGPMTRVTDGRFVHASPFGGPVLARGGSGDILSGLIGGLLAQMPKEAFHAASAGVVWHGMAADLLARERGAVSVATTDLLPYLSTVLRLA
- the acpS gene encoding holo-ACP synthase, coding for MVDPSRIRGPVIGIGCDLVDIERMRDMHERHGERCLEKIFSAAEQEYCMAMRNPYPSLSARFAAKEAVSKAFGCGIGKDFGLLSLSVEKGPQGQPIAVLDELGLTLLRKVGGAEVLLSLTHTSTQAMAFAVIVGGTKHL
- a CDS encoding pyridoxine 5'-phosphate synthase — translated: MSSQHILLGVNIDHSATVRQARYRENPLDRGRMVEPDPVDYALAAQRAGADAITLHLREDRRHIQDSDVYRMIEMIQVPMNLEMAATDEMVKVALEVKPATVLLVPESREEVTTEGGLDIVTHRSRVASVISAMKENGIATSLFIDPDFAQIDASAELGAEYVELHTGAFANAYYGPDMEQELDKLKHGAVRAHEAGLKVNAGHGINYANIKHAREIPWVHEMNIGHSIVSRSLFVGVDEAVREMKALMNGVYR
- a CDS encoding ribonuclease HII, yielding MANTVRKGHPLWRFDRQQLRTSQRPAIIGVDEAGRGALAGPVVAAVALISTDTYENAAFKRQSKAINDSKQLKAAQRDEQFALIADWMEQGWVRVFPGIGSVAEIEELNILGATRLAMGRALEALQMELQTFDDEHGELLNGAASMQRLPQVLVDGKPLKPFRWRHEAVVGGDGKSLAIAMASIFAKVTRDRMIVDLHQEDSRYGFDQHKGYGAPRHLAALREHGPSPHHRSLFLRKLELPKNNATQTELF
- the moaA gene encoding GTP 3',8-cyclase MoaA, coding for MLATAQQFAGKAQASRKNTADARGRLLRDLRLSVIDRCNLRCQYCLPESLFGENFRFKSLNELLSFDELERVANAFIGLGVEKIRLTGGEPLLRPGIADFVARLREQNPDVDLALTTNALRLKRMAKELHDAGLDRVNISLDAINPDAAERMAGRPFSPQDVLDAAETAREVGLGVKLNAVIKRGVNDGEILPLAQAARDRGMVLRYIEYMDVGSSNGWSRDDVITGQEIRERLGTISELTPEKPVTYGEVARRYRYADNGLEVGFIESISRPFCGDCTRARVSAEGELFTCLFATKGIPLRAAIQREDFPALLRDIWLHRKDNYSETRQLTPRTNAQDVPEEMWRLGG
- a CDS encoding molybdenum cofactor biosynthesis protein MoaE, with the translated sequence MFTLTENPINEQQLRASLLRVDAGGFCCFEGWVRDHHLGRGVIRLEYQAYANLATKQGAEVLAAACKQYDLLDARAEHRIGNLSPGDMAVWVGVCSVHRDQAFEACRFIIDEIKATVPVWKHEFYTDGRDEWVDPTACHCDHRHPEKAHHH
- a CDS encoding MoaD/ThiS family protein, with translation MKQITLLYFAQLGAQAGRSEERLTSDAASVGSLFAELKHRYGWALPQEKVRFARNDSFCGVDEPFDDGDVLAIMPPMSGG
- the mobA gene encoding molybdenum cofactor guanylyltransferase — its product is MPDAMPTLLGLVLAGGQSRRMGRDKASLAWRGRPLWLRQAKLLQQAGMPVLVSHRAEQSLPKFDAGQFTSVPDALTDAGPLAGWLSAWTKHPDSALLVVACDLPLLDLATLQCLVEQRDPTRIATAFHSANDSLPEPMCAIYEPAAKAHFEQAFADDRRCPRKILIQAGEMAKLIQLPNPHALENANTPEEFERLQTLDQHLQTT
- the moaC gene encoding cyclic pyranopterin monophosphate synthase MoaC is translated as MSKSLTHIDESARPTMVDVSEKAVTVREALAEAIVVFPPDAWAHLRENGYTTKKGALLDVARVAGVMGVKQTSQWIPFCHPLPIDGCKINIEPSDTEPQLIVQCRVKTTARTGVEMEALTGASAAALTIYDMSKALGHGIEIRQTRLLSKTGGKQDFQANA